A single window of uncultured Methanospirillum sp. DNA harbors:
- a CDS encoding IS1634 family transposase — protein MLQHIPDTTKPEHLNQYLFGETLDRIAEYDPTILFNTIIIEILKLIDLGILRLHHDTTSFNVTGEYDSSLNTRLIQLVRGHSKDHRDDLNQFVLALCTDQRGIPIFMESLSGNVSDKKILPRMINHIRENLNPDQIAYHMADSAFYTAENIQCLDARSLWITKAPETINQVKEVIGSDVVWSDCKDKRYKYAIFESNYANVPQRWILYHSEEMHKRKVTHDKQKIARELDKNQIALNKILQKGFACEKDAEIMVERWLVKHPRYSCLNQNIQTVNRKKSGKRGRPAMNEEIEQWVNISCTLCNNLEIISREQEKMGRFILASNDLTIDLDTCLEYYKEQSSVEKGFRFLKSDSFHVSDVFLENENRIAALSMIMVLCLLVYSLAEWMVRAVLNANDFTVRDQKKRQTHKPTAMDIFLI, from the coding sequence ATTTTACAGCATATTCCTGACACTACCAAACCTGAACACCTCAATCAATATCTCTTTGGTGAGACACTCGATCGAATTGCAGAATATGACCCTACAATACTTTTCAATACCATCATTATTGAGATTTTAAAGTTAATCGATCTTGGAATTCTACGCCTCCATCATGATACTACTTCTTTCAATGTTACAGGGGAGTATGATTCATCTCTGAATACCCGCCTCATTCAACTTGTTCGTGGACATTCGAAGGATCATCGTGACGACCTCAACCAGTTTGTCCTTGCTTTATGTACAGATCAAAGAGGAATTCCAATTTTTATGGAGTCCCTTTCTGGAAACGTCTCGGACAAAAAGATCCTGCCACGGATGATTAACCACATCCGGGAAAACCTCAACCCAGATCAAATTGCCTACCATATGGCTGATTCTGCATTTTATACTGCTGAAAATATCCAATGTCTTGATGCTCGGAGTTTATGGATAACCAAAGCTCCTGAAACCATCAATCAGGTAAAAGAAGTGATAGGATCTGATGTTGTCTGGTCAGATTGCAAAGATAAACGATACAAATACGCTATCTTTGAAAGTAATTATGCAAATGTACCGCAGCGATGGATACTCTATCACTCAGAGGAGATGCACAAAAGAAAAGTTACACACGATAAGCAAAAAATTGCCCGCGAATTGGATAAGAACCAAATTGCACTGAATAAAATTCTTCAGAAAGGGTTTGCATGTGAAAAGGATGCGGAAATAATGGTTGAACGCTGGCTTGTCAAGCATCCACGATATTCATGCTTAAACCAAAATATCCAAACAGTAAATCGAAAAAAATCAGGTAAACGCGGAAGACCTGCTATGAATGAAGAGATAGAACAATGGGTCAACATTTCATGTACGCTGTGCAATAATCTGGAGATTATTTCCAGAGAACAAGAGAAGATGGGGAGATTTATCCTTGCGAGCAATGATTTAACGATAGATCTTGACACCTGCCTTGAGTACTACAAAGAACAGAGTTCTGTTGAAAAAGGATTCAGGTTCCTAAAAAGCGATTCATTTCATGTTTCGGATGTTTTTCTTGAGAATGAGAACCGTATTGCGGCACTTTCAATGATAATGGTTCTATGTCTGCTTGTCTACTCATTAGCAGAATGGATGGTCAGAGCGGTATTAAATGCCAATGACTTTACGGTTAGGGATCAGAAGAAGAGACAAACACACAAACCTACAGCTATGGATATTTTTCTTATTTAG
- a CDS encoding ISH3 family transposase, with amino-acid sequence MAYQFKSNPATNCPSISEKTCFRRVVSALDKTLQIPIRGKLNQRKVIETVVGMASNQGSIHSTTNSLVNVPCETSMRHHLQKLDFDFLQENNVEILTSDAISILNPGTAYKFAIDFTLDPYYGNQTQENCDYIVRSQKKKSTNDFYGYATLYVINKNRQLTLSILPMHPEFSSAYYVAYFLDVIKSLNLKMEVLCLDRGFYSKKVIKLLQICDVPHIIPVKRHGKRMIELLDGRGSRFDTYTMKDRKCPVTFRLVVVTTYSKGKRGKNKAINYGYVVFGIDWKFKKIFNIYRTRFAIESSYRMRNRSKPKTSSKSVKLRCFYAIVSMLLKNIWLAIAWDYFSPIQTGPRVIILRAFRFEWFLDLLWNYTKKLRKFRTRIPSYRVPIERSRYSYVK; translated from the coding sequence GTGGCATATCAGTTTAAATCCAATCCTGCGACAAATTGCCCTTCAATTAGTGAGAAGACGTGCTTTAGAAGGGTGGTTTCTGCGCTTGACAAGACTCTTCAAATCCCGATTCGAGGAAAACTGAACCAGAGAAAAGTTATTGAAACAGTCGTCGGAATGGCTTCTAATCAGGGATCAATTCATTCAACAACGAATAGTCTTGTTAATGTTCCTTGTGAAACCTCAATGCGGCACCACCTTCAGAAACTTGACTTTGACTTTCTTCAGGAAAATAATGTAGAAATACTAACCTCTGATGCAATATCCATCCTTAATCCTGGAACAGCGTATAAATTCGCAATAGATTTTACGTTGGATCCCTACTATGGTAATCAAACCCAGGAAAACTGTGATTATATTGTCAGAAGCCAGAAAAAGAAGTCTACAAACGATTTTTACGGATATGCAACTCTGTATGTCATTAACAAAAACCGTCAGCTTACTTTATCCATCCTCCCGATGCATCCGGAGTTCTCTTCAGCTTACTATGTAGCATACTTTTTGGACGTAATAAAGTCATTAAACCTGAAGATGGAGGTTTTATGTTTAGATCGTGGTTTTTATAGTAAAAAAGTTATCAAACTATTACAGATCTGCGATGTGCCTCACATTATCCCAGTAAAAAGACATGGAAAACGGATGATAGAGTTATTAGACGGAAGAGGATCAAGGTTTGACACCTATACAATGAAGGACCGAAAGTGCCCAGTTACTTTCAGATTAGTTGTTGTTACCACATACTCGAAAGGGAAAAGAGGGAAGAACAAAGCGATTAACTATGGATATGTTGTATTTGGAATAGATTGGAAGTTCAAAAAGATTTTCAACATATATCGTACTCGATTCGCAATTGAATCATCTTATAGGATGAGAAACCGGTCAAAGCCTAAAACATCGTCTAAAAGTGTAAAACTTAGGTGTTTTTACGCCATAGTTTCAATGCTCTTAAAGAATATTTGGCTTGCGATAGCATGGGATTATTTTTCACCTATCCAGACAGGTCCTCGTGTAATTATTTTGCGTGCATTCAGGTTTGAATGGTTCCTTGATCTCCTTTGGAATTATACAAAAAAGTTGAGAAAGTTTAGGACTCGAATTCCCTCATACAGGGTTCCAATTGAGAGATCTCGATATAGTTACGTTAAATAA
- a CDS encoding helix-turn-helix domain-containing protein, with translation MLRKYSVYLPDFEREELLSIVKKGIAPAYRIKHAQILLNADKNGPILPDWRVADFIKCHPQTVFNVRKRYHEQGLKSALDRKFREEPPIEPILDGHKKLN, from the coding sequence ATGTTGCGAAAATATTCAGTTTATCTTCCAGATTTTGAACGTGAAGAATTACTATCCATCGTAAAGAAGGGTATAGCCCCAGCATATCGCATAAAACATGCCCAAATTCTATTAAATGCTGATAAGAACGGCCCTATTTTACCTGATTGGAGAGTTGCTGATTTCATTAAGTGTCATCCTCAAACCGTTTTTAACGTGAGAAAAAGATATCATGAGCAGGGTCTTAAATCTGCATTGGATCGGAAATTCCGTGAAGAACCTCCGATAGAACCAATTTTAGATGGACATAAGAAGCTCAATTGA
- a CDS encoding IS256 family transposase yields the protein MDLLDFIEEYLADQDEAMKKLITFFLNLVMEFELEQQTGTSRYERSENRTAHRNGKRSRTLKTRHGNIILDKPDLREKPFQTVVFDRYSRVERALENTIVESYIQGVSTRKVKTIIETLGIEGISADTVSRMAQELDQAVKEFLERPIEMPIIYLNVDAVYLKVRSHGRFVSKAVLLIAGVREDGYRELIGLKVADREDEAFWRSLFDELKERGLRGVQMVTSDGHKGIQAAVLESFPGTCWQMCLVHFLRAIMRNIHVRSQDIFRPFLKAALFENNGDLNEISEDLHYHGYNKAVRTIERFYPDINNYQAFPKEHWKKIRTTNLMERVNKEIKRRARVVGAFPSEDSLIRLIGSILMDMNEEWITGKRYLSIDPYVVESVQVEKTNVSLQPA from the coding sequence ATGGATTTATTGGACTTTATAGAAGAATATCTTGCTGACCAGGATGAGGCGATGAAGAAACTCATCACCTTCTTTTTAAATCTGGTCATGGAATTTGAACTTGAACAGCAAACCGGGACATCAAGATACGAGCGTTCAGAAAACCGTACTGCCCATCGTAATGGGAAACGCAGTCGAACTCTTAAAACAAGACATGGTAACATAATTCTAGATAAACCGGATCTTCGAGAAAAACCATTTCAGACTGTCGTTTTTGACCGGTATAGTAGAGTAGAACGTGCGTTAGAGAACACTATTGTTGAATCCTATATTCAGGGAGTTTCAACCCGAAAAGTAAAAACGATCATTGAAACCTTAGGAATTGAAGGAATATCTGCAGACACTGTATCAAGAATGGCTCAAGAACTGGATCAGGCTGTGAAGGAATTTCTCGAACGTCCAATTGAGATGCCGATTATTTATCTCAACGTTGACGCAGTTTACCTTAAAGTTCGTTCTCATGGAAGGTTTGTTTCCAAAGCCGTTCTCCTCATTGCTGGAGTTCGAGAAGATGGTTATCGAGAATTAATCGGTCTGAAAGTCGCCGATAGAGAAGATGAAGCTTTTTGGCGATCTCTATTCGACGAATTAAAAGAACGAGGACTTCGAGGAGTACAAATGGTCACATCGGATGGGCATAAAGGCATTCAGGCAGCGGTTCTTGAATCATTTCCCGGTACTTGTTGGCAAATGTGTCTGGTTCATTTTCTCAGAGCAATCATGAGAAACATTCATGTAAGGAGTCAAGATATCTTTCGACCTTTCCTTAAAGCAGCCCTATTTGAAAATAATGGAGATTTAAATGAGATATCAGAAGATCTCCATTATCATGGATACAACAAAGCTGTTAGGACAATTGAACGCTTTTACCCAGATATCAACAATTATCAGGCCTTTCCAAAAGAACACTGGAAGAAGATCAGAACTACTAATTTAATGGAAAGAGTTAATAAGGAGATTAAGAGGCGTGCGCGAGTTGTTGGGGCATTTCCATCAGAAGATTCCCTGATTCGCCTAATTGGTTCAATATTGATGGATATGAATGAGGAATGGATAACCGGGAAACGATATCTATCCATTGATCCATATGTCGTCGAAAGTGTACAGGTGGAGAAAACAAATGTAAGTCTCCAACCTGCTTAG
- a CDS encoding ISAzo13 family transposase, producing the protein MAPHLNERQKRLLAAIEAESYGRGGVTLVSQLTGVSRSTINIGREELKEGIIFETDRVRHSGGGRKKIQEYDPQLESDLDALVEPTSRGDPESPLRWTCLSTRNLAKLLREKGHQVSHTTVAKILDKLNYSVQGAKKTIEGQSHEDRNAQFEFINESVKLFQEFEQPIISVDCKKKENIGNFKNNGCEWQPKGSPLEVNSHDFMDLDLGKAIPYGVYDINNNSGWVNVGVDHETSEFAVESIRRWWKTMGQEAYPNAKFLLITADSGGSNGYRRKAWKADLQNFSDETGLIISTCHFPPGTSKWNKIEHRLFSAITQNWRGRPLISLETIVNLIGNTKTETGLKVECDIDTSLYPTGLKISDETMEQLRIHPNNFHGEWNYTITPRRRSNN; encoded by the coding sequence TTGGCCCCTCATTTGAATGAAAGACAAAAACGTCTATTAGCAGCAATTGAAGCTGAATCATATGGTAGGGGAGGGGTCACATTGGTCTCTCAATTAACAGGTGTTTCTCGTTCCACAATCAATATTGGAAGAGAGGAACTAAAAGAGGGAATAATTTTTGAAACAGATCGAGTTAGACATTCAGGTGGAGGAAGAAAAAAAATTCAGGAATATGACCCCCAATTAGAGTCCGACTTAGATGCCCTTGTTGAACCCACATCACGAGGAGATCCTGAGTCCCCTTTACGATGGACATGCTTAAGTACGCGTAACTTGGCCAAATTATTACGTGAAAAGGGTCATCAAGTAAGTCATACCACTGTGGCAAAAATACTTGATAAATTAAACTATAGTGTTCAAGGAGCCAAAAAGACAATCGAAGGACAATCTCATGAAGATCGCAATGCTCAATTTGAATTTATTAATGAATCTGTGAAACTGTTCCAAGAGTTTGAACAACCAATTATTTCTGTAGATTGTAAAAAGAAAGAAAATATTGGCAATTTTAAAAATAACGGATGTGAATGGCAACCAAAAGGATCACCTTTAGAAGTAAATAGTCACGATTTCATGGATCTAGACCTGGGCAAAGCTATTCCATATGGAGTTTATGATATCAACAATAACTCTGGTTGGGTGAATGTAGGAGTTGATCATGAAACTTCTGAATTTGCCGTCGAGAGTATTCGAAGATGGTGGAAAACAATGGGCCAAGAGGCTTATCCAAATGCTAAATTTCTCTTAATAACTGCAGATTCAGGAGGAAGTAATGGATATAGAAGAAAAGCATGGAAAGCTGATTTACAAAATTTTTCAGATGAAACTGGATTGATTATATCCACATGTCATTTTCCTCCAGGGACTAGCAAATGGAATAAAATTGAGCATAGGTTATTCTCTGCGATTACACAAAATTGGAGAGGAAGACCACTTATCAGTTTAGAGACCATAGTGAATCTTATCGGAAATACTAAAACAGAAACGGGTTTGAAAGTTGAATGTGATATTGACACTTCACTATATCCAACTGGATTGAAAATTTCAGATGAAACTATGGAGCAACTACGTATCCATCCCAATAACTTCCACGGAGAGTGGAATTATACCATCACCCCAAGAAGACGATCGAATAATTAA
- a CDS encoding transposase: MEDVLEIYHLPYNPNIPVICMDEKPIQLISDTRPSIPPSPSHPERFDYEYQRNGTSNIFIFTEPLKGWRKAVVKERKTKQDWAEEIRTLLVQDYPSASKIILIYDNLNTHTIGALYATFTPKKH; the protein is encoded by the coding sequence ATGGAAGATGTCCTTGAAATTTATCATCTTCCATATAATCCAAATATCCCTGTTATTTGCATGGATGAGAAACCGATTCAATTAATTTCTGATACCAGACCTTCAATTCCTCCATCACCATCTCATCCTGAACGATTTGACTATGAATATCAGAGAAATGGAACGTCAAATATCTTTATTTTCACTGAACCATTGAAAGGTTGGCGAAAAGCGGTTGTAAAGGAAAGGAAAACAAAGCAGGATTGGGCTGAAGAAATCCGAACGTTATTAGTTCAGGATTACCCATCTGCATCGAAAATTATTTTGATCTACGATAATTTGAATACCCATACAATAGGGGCATTATATGCAACATTTACACCTAAGAAGCATTGA